The following coding sequences are from one Bradyrhizobium sp. 200 window:
- a CDS encoding SPFH domain-containing protein, with product MALFGFDRLSVQQFETVLLYRNGRFEKALTPGRHRLRAGSRQLVRIDLRPEVFRFAQGAVSSDRIAINLVYAARTQIVDPKAAFESSQNYREEISIRLQSVVKAVCSRKPRLEIQTDHQTFSNNAQKAASQILRAIGCECLTFELLQVDSAGPVAELDNSEWDLRRTSAWRPKAAAPVAGGPVGR from the coding sequence ATGGCGCTGTTCGGCTTCGATCGGCTCTCTGTGCAGCAGTTTGAAACCGTCCTGCTCTACCGGAACGGCCGTTTTGAAAAGGCCCTGACGCCCGGCCGGCATCGGCTCCGCGCCGGCAGCCGCCAACTGGTGCGGATCGACCTGCGTCCCGAGGTGTTTCGATTTGCGCAGGGCGCCGTTTCCTCGGACCGGATTGCCATCAACCTGGTCTATGCCGCACGGACTCAGATCGTCGATCCCAAGGCAGCCTTCGAAAGCTCGCAGAACTACCGGGAGGAGATATCCATCCGCCTGCAATCGGTGGTGAAGGCGGTGTGCAGCCGAAAACCTCGCCTCGAAATTCAGACGGATCACCAGACATTCAGCAACAACGCGCAGAAGGCCGCCAGCCAGATCCTCCGCGCCATCGGCTGCGAATGCCTGACGTTCGAACTGCTGCAAGTCGATTCCGCAGGCCCCGTCGCGGAATTGGATAACAGCGAATGGGATTTGCGGCGCACCAGCGCGTGGCGCCCCAAGGCGGCGGCGCCAGTCGCCGGCGGTCCGGTCGGGCGCTGA
- a CDS encoding alkene reductase, with the protein MSQTKLFEPFKLGPITLPNRLAMAPLTRNRAVPPGMVPSPLAVDYYGQRASAGLLITEASQVSQQGQGYQDTPGIYSKEQVAGWRKVTDRVHDKGGRIFIQIWHVGRISHTMLQPGGGKPVAPSAIRAKGKTFVNGTFTEISEPRALELSEIPDIIEDFKRGTENALAAGFDGVEIHGANGYLLDQFAKDGTNKRTDTYGGSIENRAKLMLEVSKVVAAVAGPERTGIRISPVTPANDVSDSNPQPLFDHIVDGLNALKLAYIHVIEGATGGPRDIAPFDYASLRKRFSGAYVANNGYDFDLATKVLEAGAADLIAFGKPFISNPDLVERLKKGAPLNEWDKATFYGGGAKGYTDYPSLEAAQAAE; encoded by the coding sequence ATGAGCCAGACCAAACTGTTCGAGCCCTTCAAGCTTGGCCCGATCACGCTTCCCAATCGCCTCGCGATGGCGCCGCTGACCCGCAACCGCGCGGTGCCGCCCGGCATGGTGCCGAGCCCGCTGGCGGTGGACTATTATGGCCAGCGCGCCTCCGCAGGCCTTCTGATCACCGAAGCCAGCCAGGTTTCGCAGCAGGGCCAAGGCTATCAGGATACGCCCGGCATCTATTCGAAAGAGCAGGTCGCGGGCTGGCGCAAAGTCACCGACCGCGTGCATGACAAGGGCGGGCGTATCTTCATCCAGATCTGGCATGTCGGCCGCATCTCGCACACGATGCTGCAGCCCGGCGGCGGCAAGCCGGTGGCGCCATCGGCGATCCGCGCCAAAGGCAAGACGTTCGTCAATGGCACCTTCACCGAAATCTCCGAGCCACGCGCACTGGAGCTGTCGGAAATTCCTGATATCATCGAGGATTTCAAGCGCGGCACTGAAAACGCATTGGCCGCTGGGTTCGACGGCGTCGAGATCCATGGCGCCAACGGCTATCTGCTCGACCAGTTCGCCAAGGACGGCACCAACAAGCGCACGGATACTTACGGCGGATCGATCGAGAACCGCGCAAAACTGATGCTGGAAGTTTCCAAGGTGGTGGCTGCCGTGGCGGGACCGGAACGCACCGGCATCCGTATCTCGCCGGTGACGCCGGCCAATGATGTGTCCGACTCGAACCCGCAGCCGCTGTTCGATCATATCGTGGATGGACTCAACGCGCTGAAGCTGGCCTACATCCACGTCATCGAAGGCGCGACCGGCGGCCCGCGCGACATCGCCCCGTTCGACTACGCATCCTTGCGCAAGCGCTTCAGCGGTGCCTATGTCGCCAACAACGGCTACGATTTCGATCTCGCCACCAAAGTGCTCGAGGCCGGCGCGGCCGACCTGATCGCGTTCGGCAAGCCGTTCATCTCGAACCCTGATCTGGTCGAGCGGCTGAAGAAGGGCGCCCCGCTGAACGAATGGGACAAGGCGACGTTCTACGGCGGCGGCGCCAAGGGATACACGGACTACCCGAGCCTGGAAGCGGCGCAGGCGGCGGAGTAA